One window from the genome of Bacillus weihaiensis encodes:
- a CDS encoding UPF0715 family protein — MVVIYSLFTIPLQFYLNRNPKKFAFRYLVFYTLCSFLAVCAACIVVFNGTLLGILKMEGYYKASFFSAILFWFCDSIFLQSKKIS, encoded by the coding sequence TTGGTTGTTATTTATTCACTCTTTACCATACCTCTTCAATTTTATCTAAATAGGAACCCAAAGAAATTTGCCTTTCGTTATCTTGTATTTTATACTCTTTGTTCGTTCTTAGCTGTATGTGCCGCATGTATAGTTGTTTTCAATGGAACTTTATTAGGTATACTTAAAATGGAAGGGTATTATAAGGCTAGTTTTTTTTCAGCTATTCTCTTTTGGTTTTGCGACTCAATCTTTTTGCAAAGTAAAAAGATAAGCTAA
- a CDS encoding IS66 family transposase — translation MVLNANCWAHVRRYWLKADSKNGRIGVKYCDDLYRLERQFKVYHLANEEKRKKYSKPIVDRFLHWVETSPF, via the coding sequence ATGGTCTTGAACGCAAATTGTTGGGCACATGTTCGTCGTTATTGGCTGAAAGCTGATAGCAAAAATGGTAGAATCGGTGTGAAGTATTGTGATGATTTATATCGGCTAGAAAGGCAATTTAAGGTTTATCACCTAGCAAACGAAGAAAAACGTAAGAAGTACTCTAAGCCAATCGTGGACAGATTCCTTCATTGGGTAGAAACATCACCATTTTAG
- a CDS encoding IS66 family transposase: MGRNITILGKNALAKAADYTLNKANGLKVFLIDGRIEIVNNPAENAIHPNVI, translated from the coding sequence TTGGGTAGAAACATCACCATTTTAGGGAAAAATGCGTTAGCAAAAGCAGCTGATTACACATTGAACAAGGCAAATGGACTCAAAGTATTCCTGATTGATGGGCGAATTGAAATAGTTAATAATCCGGCTGAGAACGCCATCCATCCTAACGTTATTTGA
- a CDS encoding SDR family oxidoreductase → MTHNNKVALVTGAGSGIGRATALGLSKAGVKIGLVDLKDDRLENVKKEILDSGGEAIFTDTDVSDPKRVEQSVKEIFEEWNRIDYVFANAGINGTVSPIEDLSPEDWDQTLSTNLKSTFLTVKYTIPHLKKRGGSIVITSSINGNRKFTGFGMSAYSSSKAAQVAFGKMAALELAQYNIRVNIICPGGIETNISQNTFVEKTKLDKIKIPIVYPQGNHPLGHRSGKAEEVASLVQFLLSDQSHHITGTEIYIDGAESLL, encoded by the coding sequence ATGACTCATAATAACAAGGTAGCATTGGTTACAGGAGCTGGTTCGGGAATTGGACGCGCAACTGCACTTGGTCTTTCTAAAGCAGGAGTGAAAATTGGCTTAGTTGACTTAAAGGATGATCGGCTAGAGAATGTCAAAAAAGAAATATTAGATTCTGGAGGAGAAGCCATTTTTACAGATACAGATGTATCTGATCCGAAAAGGGTGGAGCAAAGTGTTAAAGAAATATTTGAAGAATGGAACCGAATAGATTATGTATTTGCTAATGCCGGGATTAATGGCACTGTGTCTCCTATAGAAGATTTGTCTCCTGAGGATTGGGATCAAACACTCTCAACAAATTTAAAAAGTACTTTTTTAACTGTTAAATACACCATTCCACATTTAAAAAAGAGGGGTGGGAGTATTGTTATCACCAGTTCCATCAATGGCAATCGAAAATTTACAGGCTTCGGAATGTCGGCCTATAGTTCTTCGAAAGCAGCACAAGTAGCCTTTGGAAAAATGGCAGCATTGGAGCTTGCTCAATACAATATACGTGTAAACATTATATGTCCTGGTGGCATAGAAACGAATATTAGTCAAAATACATTTGTAGAAAAAACAAAATTAGATAAAATTAAAATCCCAATTGTATATCCTCAGGGAAATCATCCCTTGGGGCATAGATCTGGGAAAGCGGAAGAAGTTGCAAGCTTAGTACAATTCCTATTATCTGACCAATCTCATCATATAACCGGTACAGAAATATATATAGATGGTGCAGAATCATTATTATAA
- a CDS encoding TIGR03943 family putative permease subunit yields the protein MILQKRQAIKAIILLLFASFIFFLHQSGEITQFIHPDYLSFSQLASVLFFILFFFQVPRIFKPLDAEVDHSLCGPFGCNHEEEANSLSVVVSIGIISIPLLTGFMMPYKTFGADEALKRGIQYSNLDHKHVGEFEITNAAVNHLMSQKVILFDHTSFADNMSVLSKYPEVFEGKTIEMEGFIAEDTQMATNQKVLTRFQVTHCVADANASGFVLANSNEFVLMKNMWVHIKGTLKMKEDNQQFIPVIHIDSVKRINTPEDPYIFS from the coding sequence TTGATCCTACAAAAGAGACAAGCAATAAAGGCGATCATATTGTTGCTATTTGCCAGTTTTATTTTCTTTTTGCATCAATCGGGTGAGATTACACAATTTATCCATCCTGATTATCTTTCGTTTAGTCAGTTGGCTTCAGTTCTTTTTTTTATTCTTTTTTTCTTTCAAGTCCCCCGAATTTTTAAACCACTTGATGCTGAGGTTGATCATAGCCTTTGTGGTCCTTTTGGATGTAATCACGAGGAAGAGGCGAATTCACTTAGCGTGGTAGTGTCTATTGGAATTATTTCCATTCCACTTTTAACAGGATTTATGATGCCTTATAAAACCTTTGGGGCTGATGAAGCGTTGAAGCGGGGTATTCAATACTCAAATTTAGATCACAAGCATGTAGGGGAATTTGAAATAACGAATGCTGCCGTAAATCATCTTATGAGTCAGAAGGTTATTTTATTTGATCATACAAGTTTTGCTGATAACATGAGTGTTCTTTCGAAATACCCTGAAGTGTTTGAAGGGAAAACGATTGAGATGGAAGGGTTTATTGCAGAAGATACACAAATGGCAACAAACCAAAAAGTACTTACTAGATTTCAAGTGACCCACTGTGTTGCTGATGCAAATGCAAGTGGATTTGTACTCGCAAATAGCAATGAGTTTGTATTAATGAAAAATATGTGGGTACACATTAAGGGAACCTTGAAGATGAAGGAAGACAATCAGCAGTTTATTCCTGTTATTCATATAGATAGTGTGAAGAGGATAAATACACCTGAAGATCCTTATATTTTTTCTTAA